A genome region from Dolichospermum compactum NIES-806 includes the following:
- a CDS encoding pentapeptide repeat-containing protein, whose amino-acid sequence MNTKHRNWISILSLLLWAMISTTALVAFVPSAVALEYNKEILISADFSGRDLTDSSFTKANLRYSNFSHSNLRGVSFFAANLESANLQGADLTNATLDSARLIKADLTNAILEGAFAASAKFDGAIIDGADFTDVLLRRDEQKKLCNVAKGTNPVTGRDTRDTLYCS is encoded by the coding sequence ATGAATACTAAGCATCGCAATTGGATCAGTATACTCAGTTTATTACTTTGGGCAATGATTTCCACCACAGCCTTAGTGGCTTTTGTCCCTTCTGCTGTAGCACTGGAATATAACAAAGAAATTCTTATCAGTGCTGATTTTTCTGGACGTGATTTAACAGATTCCAGTTTTACTAAAGCCAATCTTCGCTACAGTAATTTTAGTCACTCTAACTTAAGAGGTGTTAGTTTTTTCGCCGCCAATCTAGAATCAGCAAATTTACAGGGAGCAGACCTAACTAATGCTACGTTAGATTCAGCGCGGTTAATTAAAGCCGATTTAACCAACGCCATTTTAGAAGGAGCATTCGCAGCTAGTGCCAAATTTGATGGTGCTATAATAGACGGTGCAGATTTTACCGATGTACTCCTGCGTCGAGATGAACAAAAGAAACTATGTAACGTAGCAAAAGGGACTAATCCCGTGACAGGAAGGGATACAAGAGATACTTTATATTGTTCTTAG